DNA sequence from the bacterium genome:
TTGATCAATCCTAATTACCTTATCAATATAATTGAGTCCTGTAATTCGACGATGTTTACCCACCTTTAGTTTCACCTGATTAAAATGAACCTTAAGGGCTTTAGCCAAGATATCATCAATAAGAGTAGATTTGCCTGATCCAGAAACACCAGTTATACAAACAAACTTGCCCAAAGGAATCTTAACATCAATATTTTTTAAGTTGTGTTCACTAGCGCCTTTGATAGTCAAAAACTTACCGTTTCCTTTCCGCCTTTTTTCAGGCAGGGGAATTGTTTTTTCACCTTTCAAATAGAGACCGGTTAAAGAATTCTTATTGCTTTTAATCTGGCTTAGTGTTCCTTCAGCTACAACCATCCCGCCACTTTCTCCTGCTCTAGGACCAATATCAATAATCCAATCAGCTGCTTCCAAGGTCTCGCGGTCATGCTCTACTACTACTACAGTGTTGTCTAAATCTCTCAATCTTTTTAGGCTCTGAATTAAACGTCCCACATCTATTTGATGCAACCCAATTGTTGGTTCATCTAAGATATAAAGCACGCCGGAAAGAGAAGAACCAATCTGAGTTGCTAGCCTAATACGCTGAGCTTCGCCATTAGAAAGGCTAACACCAGCTCTATCTAAACTCAAATAACTTACACCCACTTCCAGCAAAAACTCTAAACGATTGATAATCTCCCGTAAAATCTGATGAGCAATTTGTTTTTCAGAAGAAGAAAGCTTAAGACTAAGGAAAAACTTCCTAGCTTCATCTAAAGACATTGCTGAAACTTGGGCAATATTTTTCTTATTAAGCTTAATTGCTAAAACTTCAGGCTTAAGCCGGGTCCCCTGACAAACTCGACAAACCTCTTCTACCATATAATTCTGAATTTCGCGGCGGATAAAATCTGAATCAGTCTCACGATATCTTCGTTCTAAATAGGGAATCACTCCCTGGTAGGTAGTCAGATAACCGCCCACCCAATACTCTTCATCACCAGTACCGTAAAGAACAATGTTTTTAGCCTTTTTGTTCAATTTGCCTACAGGTACATCTAAAGAAAAATTATGCTTATCAGCCACCTCTTGTAAAATCCGCATATACCAACGTGATTTAGCCATTCCCCTTGCCCAAGGCCTAATAGCCCCCTCATTAATAGTTAATCTTGGATTAGGCATAATTAAGGCAGGATCTACAACCAAACGATGCCCTAACCCCTCACAAGCCGGGCAAGCACCGTAAGGGCTGTTAAAAGAAAAAATCCTCGGTTCAATTTCTTCAAAAGAAAAACCGCATTTGGGACAGGCAAAGAGTTCAGAATAAAGCCTCTCTTTATTGTTGTCTAAATCTAAAACAATCACTCTTTTCTCGCCCAAATTTAAAGCCTTTTCTATTGCCTCTGCTAAA
Encoded proteins:
- the uvrA gene encoding excinuclease ABC subunit UvrA, translating into RVHNLKNIDVKIPKNKLVVISGLSGSGKSSLAFDTLYAEGQRRYVESLSSYARQFLGVMEKPDVDQIDGLSPAVAIDQRSVSTNPRSTVGTITEIYDYMRLLWARIGTPYCPHCGIKIEAQSASNIIQQVLNEFLGKKVAVLAPKVRNRKGEFQEFFAEARRLGFVRVRVDGVIKHLDEEVSLERYKTHTLEIVVDRLKIGKSEKAKTRLAEAIEKALNLGEKRVIVLDLDNNKERLYSELFACPKCGFSFEEIEPRIFSFNSPYGACPACEGLGHRLVVDPALIMPNPRLTINEGAIRPWARGMAKSRWYMRILQEVADKHNFSLDVPVGKLNKKAKNIVLYGTGDEEYWVGGYLTTYQGVIPYLERRYRETDSDFIRREIQNYMVEEVCRVCQGTRLKPEVLAIKLNKKNIAQVSAMSLDEARKFFLSLKLSSSEKQIAHQILREIINRLEFLLEVGVSYLSLDRAGVSLSNGEAQRIRLATQIGSSLSGVLYILDEPTIGLHQIDVGRLIQSLKRLRDLDNTVVVVEHDRETLEAADWIIDIGPRAGESGGMVVAEGTLSQIKSNKNSLTGLYLKGEKTIPLPEKRRKGNGKFLTIKGASEHNLKNIDVKIPLGKFVCITGVSGSGKSTLIDDILAKALKVHFNQVKLKVGKHRRITGLNYIDKVIRIDQSPIGRTPRSNPVTYTGIFSHIRQLFAQTNESQLRGYAPSRFSFNVRGGRCEKCKGEGAIKIEMFFLPDVYVTCPECQGARYNRETLEVNYRGKNIAEVLDMTVSEALRFFYVIKPIREKLQVLEKIGLGYLKLGQPATTLSGGEAQRIKLAKELTRKATGKTLYILDEPTTGLHFEDTKKLLKVLNALVDKGNTVLVIEHNLEVVKTADWIIDLGPQGGDRGGRIVAEGMPEEVAKVKKSYTGQFLKEIFQE